Below is a window of Colias croceus chromosome 15, ilColCroc2.1 DNA.
GTCATACTTGTTACAGAAAAACGTGTATTTTTCCTAGCTGTagtgaattttattaagtagCAATGGCTTTGAACGCATTGTTACAGAAGAGACAGGTTTGAGGTATGGTATCACCTTTCAGTAAATGTCCTTTTACAGACAGACTTTGCGAAGTTAATGTCAAAACGGTTGATTGATCGTGATTTATCATGGTAGATTATGTATCCACATATATCCAGGTAGGTACCATATAATTCACGCAGTAGGTGCCCGTACAACACGCATTAGTAACATGGAtagaataacataataattaatttcagtaatatgtacctatctaatgaaaatataatattggtacCTATTACTTAATATTGAACAAAATGACTATCTTTTAAAACTTATCAAAACTGTACTATAGggataaacaataaacatgtttCCATAAACTTTGGGAAACCATTTTACTATTCGCTAGGGACTGGAACGCACTTCCtgaatctgtgttccccgacgagtacaatatgggggtcttcaagcgaagagtgaaccggtacctactagggaagcgcgtaggtaccatcttagaccgcatcttagctttccatcaggcgagattgtggtcaagcgcttccctatcttgaataaaaaaaaaatactattacaCCGAGGATGTAATAAGCACACGACACAGGATGAAATATATACCTGCACTCACCGGCAGTAGACATCATGTGTATAGGGAACCATTCCAAATAATAGAAATCACTTCAGATGATAAAgtttcaattataaaatatctatttctATCATAAACTCCACCTACTTAGTTACTTCAGTTTCTACGACTATTCCACATTATATACTGCCCCATTATCCAACATAATCTAGCCGAGCCAGAATGAATTGAAATGTCATACAATCATACAATTGAGGTTTTTAAGGGCCCCGTATTATAGAGGAATAAAAGATGAAGACAAGGAAGATTGTTCAATGCACTGCAGTTAAGCGCATTGAATAGCTGAATAGATGATGGGTACCCGGGCTCGGTTGTTGACCTTACACACCTGGACACTCAACCTAGGCCAGGGTtgacaattttaattgaaataataataaataattagatcGATTTATTGTGAACAATATGTGATAACACCACACGAAGAAGACTTTTTCTTACTCTTTGATATGCAAAAGCTGTAAAGACAATGGATATACTATTGGATCGcctaattcatattttattcataatttataggGAAAGGAATGATCATTattcaagtttttaataactttaaaacttGATTGAATTCCTGAACAGTCTTAGCAAGTCATTAGATACGCGAAAGAAAGGCCCAATTGCAAAGACAAGAAATTAAGACTAAAAATTGTAACAGCCAATATTAATCCAGACAACATTTACTCCAAATAAAAGTTACTATCCTATAATTATCCACAATAAAAACGGGAAAACTTATTTTAACTTATAGGGTATTCGTTATATGGCAACTGGCAACTGGCAAGTAGCTAGTCTTAAAAATATCCGCTATGATAGTCACGAAATTTTAGCATCATAAGTCTAGTCTTGGTCAATCTTGGTCATCTTGGTCAAGCAGCAGGAGTAGCGTAGaacagagtaaaaaaatatgtacaggACCGGTTGAAGGAAATTTTTGCGAATGTCACATAGATTcccaaaaacaaaaaaggGAAAGAAACTTTAAGTTCCAAGTATTAGTTCCAAGTTTCGGATACGACACCAAAAAACTTTTCTCCAGCAACCCTGAATCAAATTCACAAGTGTTCGCATTATACACCACATTACTCGGAAtattgataattctttttatacCCAACAATATATTTCAGTCTGGGGTCACTGCACATGTAAATACGAAATGAGGGGGTCACTGTATTGGTGTGCCGGCATTTTGCACGTGGCGCGAGTTGCCATGGCAACCGGTTTCATCAAAGGGTTACGTTTAGAAACGCTGATTGGATCATTATCTTGACAGTTGGGGTGAATAGGGCTTTAATAATGTATGCTGATATGGCTAAGTTTGAGATCCTTAGGTGGGACTCATATTAATACGTGAAATATACATGAACTGACAGCTATGCTAGATACTGTAACAATGGGTGATTTTGTAAGAAaacaaaagtataaaaaaatatactggcTGCATTAAGAATCTCCTTTTCTGTCCGTTAAAAAGCGAAACGGTTCACGATTTATGCACGTGTTATCACAAAATTGTTCAATAAGTTCTTCGAAACATAGCAGACAACAACCATTTCTAAGATACCtatcgtatattttttattaattaataaggcAATTAACCATCTTGAAtttctaagaaatattttataataagaataaataagtgAAGTATCTTGTCGGTAAATTTCTGTATAAATTGCCTATTGAAAAGGTACCTGATTCTTGCATAATTTCACGATTCAAGAGCGCATGAAAAAGGCCTTTTGAAAGAAACCTAATTGcctgaataaatgtttgtgtaatctatgaaacaaataatataaaatatatctcacATTTAAGGATATAACagagtaattaaatataacaattgataataaaataattgatgttattttaaagtagTAATAACTTACCGTAAGTTCCTCAAACGACAGTCGGAAATAATACTGATTCGGGAACGGGAATCTCCATCCAGGGGTGGAAGAGTGGCTTTTGATCTTCCAATCATGCTGTaagagatattttttaatttattaaagtaagttacgtataaaatgttatttcggaacttatgaaaatatttaatgaccGAGAATACCAAAATCTAAAGAAATTTTCGATCAGTTTATATTCTTGAACACAATGAAGCCGGCTAGTACCTAATCGgatttgcaaataaataattctagcTAAGACATATTTACTGACcttaaatgttaaatacattgtttatttaatattttaatagaattgtttattttttatattgtttcgAATATATTAAGGGTGTAATAATCCTTTTACCTTTTACTGAGACATGCCTATTTCAATGAggtatagatatttttgtttattgtttcataTAATTCATCTTCAATTGACGCATTGATCCCTTAATAACAAAGTACATAGATATAACCTAGGTCTGCTAAACAGTTTGCTCTTCTCAGTGAGTTTCCGCTTGGGTCGCAGACGGTCCACGATCGAATCGCCAGCGCCATGCAACGATCCATCCACGGGTgtggttgtttttaacgcactGTATGTTGACTCCTGGATGAAGAAACCTCGTCAAGAATTGCAGATATTGTTTTTCAACAAAAAGTAGATTATGAAAAGACTAAAGGCTTAAAAAGTATGAACTATCAGTAAGCTCATTCATCGATGTATGTTCAATCGATTGGAGCTTGGCGCTGatgtaaaatattgaaaattaaataggaaaatattcaataataatttgaatgaTTGTCACacaatttatatgaaatttagttaaaagataagtaaaaCTGGATTTATATGTGTTTTCCAAAGAGAATCCAATATCATGAAGTGGtagttagttattatttttatgttcattttatttttattgaaaactataCATTGTTTAAACTACATACTCGTGTCTCATGGTGAAGTTAGTTGACTTATATAAATAGTtgaataggtatatatagaatatattgtaatccTCTAAACAACTTTATTTCAAGATCTATAATAATTGAGAAAATACGATTAGAAGAAATACTTTGAACTCATTACATTATGTAAGGTAAACATAAACAGATAAATACAAAGTGAAGTGGGCAACATTCCCGGATTATTTTACTCGCAAGttccaaaacaaaacaaaaataattcccCAAACTCTTGAACCGATATTTACGGAAGTCTACATCATAATGACGTCATTAATAATAAGCTACGAAAGAATTGAATTGCCTgtaacaaaattgaaaattacgtTTAACGCAAGCTTtctataaaaagttaattcCTACAttactaggtacataaatatgtttagatcctaaaacattttaatgctAATACCTTATGCGATATTTCCTCAGTGCTGTAGTCGGTGATCTTCTGCAATATTTCGCTCTCTGCACAAATATTCGGTTCGCTTGTTACGCTGCTCGAATCCTTTGATACAAACTAAactttagcataaataatatgatcCCATATGATAGGAAAAGGAAATGGCAAATGTGTcgcaaattattaaataatattatgcttcGTTACATAAAGTGTAATAATCgtgaaattttttaaagaaaaaaaacttttgGCGCCAACACGCGCATTTTTATGCAGTTTTTGCAATAAGACGAATCAGGTAGGCAAGGCATCCTtctatcatcatcatcatttcatctaacctaaccttctgactaaaatataaaaaaatactatgtacttattaattaatgactTCATGCTTACATAACTGagagttttatatttatccgTCTCACTTTCGAATGGTAGATTGACTTTACCTGGAAAGCtgtgaaaaattataatcattttaaattttttatcatgAAGAATGTAGGTTTTCTACGGTTTATAACGTCTCTGGTTGGACCccaaaaattgtatttttttttctctcaaTATTACTTTAGTAAGTCAGAAACATCCAAAACGTGCAATAGTTTGATTCTAGTAGTTACTAACGACTCGATTGACGAAAATGagttatctatatttatatagctTTGCCCGAGGTGCCGCTCGAACATTTCTATTTtccattaatattcaattaacgAGAACTATATTCAAATCTCGTTCAATGATAGGTGATAAAACGGAAACAGCttacaaattaaacaattttttttttcactgagcatgcaaaataaatatagataatagaaTATCTTGTGAGTGAGTGAgcgaatgaatgaatgattcGAAACATATTAGTAAATTTCACCAGCAATCAGACGGTATATCATCAACTATTGGATAATCTATAGAAGAGCTGCTGGGCCACTTCTTAATGCCCTCCTCTTGTGTATCTTCTAGCACCATCAGGTCATGCTGGCACCAAGTGTCCTTGGGGCAAGGGTCTggtggagtgtccggggtccACGACTCTCGTCGCTTGGGGATGTAGCAGGGGGGATACGCGCTCGGCTCCTCTCCCGGGTCGTGGCGGTAGAAGTACCTGTATACGTATATTGGCTagatccggctcgaaggaccgaTCAATGTACGAACCATTTATAGTGTATTtgaattgttatttgttatagAAATAGACGGTGACGTACTTCATTATGAAGTCGAACGTTAATAGTTAAGATATGCAAAcatctacaaaaaaaattcatgaaaTCGTTTCAGATAATATATCTTGAGTAAGTATATAGTTTAAGTAACAAACATCTGCCTTACTTTcattcattttctttttttctttttattcacattttatttatatatttggatagataaataaataaataccagtCAATCAACTTGAGCCACGCTTTAGCAGCACAGTGTGCTGTAAACAAGGCGTTTTGCCGCTCCATATATTTCTCATAGCAGATCTTCATAGCTTCTTCGATTATCTCTTCCCGAATATCGAGTATCATCAAATCGTCTTCTTCCTTTTGGAGTATTTCTGCCCTAAATGTAACTTTCTATTATAACGTTGCGAAAGTAATTCTGTCGGTCTGTCTGTTCTTCTTCACATCaaccactgaaccgatttcaatgaaatttggtacagagatagcTTGAGACCTGAGAGAGGACataggaactatgcgggtttctTCCTTTGACTACGCATTACTTGCTCAGTGGACTACGCGGACGAAACCGCGAATGCTAGTACattaaaaatcttcaaaatatgCATATAaccatacctacctattattattttatcgataACAGCTTAAAATCTGCGctactaattttatattaaaacaatatgtttttacCATGTCCTTTCTGGAACATCTTTGGGCAAAGCCATTAATGTTCTTTGGTCGTCTGCCAACATAAGCTTTTTCCCTCGTCgagaaattttatatttgcccTTGTCGGGCGAGGTTTTGCCAGCACTACTCATCATGATgaaaatatcttattttaaacgataacaacaaaaattgtttacaTTAGTTTAGACAATTCCGCAAAAACTGAAAGGagaatatttcataaaaaaattttaatgtctATGGAAAGCACTCGTGTACCTAAACGACAAAAGTAGGTTTTAACTTGGTTTTAAGGCTTAGGTATAGgtattatgaaatttatttccTAGCATCTCCTAGCATTGAGCAGATCAGTCAGAAAAAGTTGTCAATTTCTTCTAGGGTAGATTTTaataacgcaaaaatgttttagttcCCGCATtagacaatatttttatagggCTTATATCTATCATTATCTAAGTTCTAGTTGAATGATTTACCTAATAACAAGATAACGTTCTGTAGGTGTAGTGTATAGTCGTCAGGTTTTTTGTTATTCTGTTCTGATAATAGATAACTTTATTACGcctttagtacaccgacgcgttcgcgtgcggcagcgaaacatcgaaaaatctgtcagtacTATGGCAGGatttcgcatatgatatgtctcactctagcacatagatagatgaaatagttgcgtccttgtcagtatagtttcgcaaggaactgcgaaatggccattacacagacgcattgcgaaacagttgcgaaaacattgctgtgtACTACGCCTTTTtggtacaccgacgcattcgcgagcggcagcgaaaaaacgaaaaatctgtcagtagtatggaaggttttcgcatatgatatgtctcactctagcacatagatagatgaaatagttgcgtccttgtcagtattgtttcgtaaggaactgcgaaatggccattacacagacgcatGTTTCGCTAGTGAAGTTTCGCGTGAGTTTCGCATCGCATAGCGTCCGCTCGCATTCTGTCGGTGAGGACAGATTTTCGCGTCCATggacaatgatattatatagaagtgatatagaaataatatatactagcttccgcccgcgactccgtccgcgcggatgtcggtcttcgcgtggatggtttatttatccattttgaatacctctgacaataacatcttataaatatctattggacccaattcccaaatacggctaggcctataataatacgcaacgtgcgttcgcggttctacggaacaacgtctatggataaaactgaaaaatgaagattattttttttctacgtatttttccaggataaaaagtatcctattttacgcccaggataataaggtataattataccaagtttcatcgaaatcgaaccgctagttttcacgtgatgccttcacatacagacagacagacagacaaaaatttttttaatcacatatttgggtttggtatcgatccagtaacaccccctgctatttattttttcaatattttcaatgtacagaattgacccttctacagatttattatatgtatagatatagacaAGAGGTACCTAGATACGCCACCAACGTGCCAAAATGccaattgccatggcaactatttgtttatttatatattatattgtgatttgtgagtattataataacgtatctatacataaaatatcattggcCATGGATGccgaaaatactgaattatttttgcattctaTTCGAGATTACAAATTGTGATCGAACATTAAGCGCTGCTAAGTCTGCCCTATGTCTATTGGCATGCATTGGTACGAATGCTCCTAAAGTGTccgaaaattgtttattttcgtatgtgTATACTGCagctttaataattttaatagtattattcAAATCTGTTTCAAAGGGCCTCaagaatattctaaatttttgTGCTAAAATGCCAAACGCACATTTTACTACTACTCGTGCCCTacttaatgatttattaaatctttttttatcattgtCATTCATTGCTGCGTCTCTTGTCTCATTAGAaaggtttctaatttaaatcttcaatGAATACATGTGGTGTAGTCTGTTTGAAACCTGGCAAAGGTTTTGGAGCTGGCAAATTCAGATACCGTCCACTTTTTAAAAGCTGATAAAATGATGAGTTCTCAAATATTGTAGTATCGGAATCTTTACCATAATTATGATCCTACATCTATGTAAGTAAATTTGTAATGTGGATCAACTATTGCCAATAACACAGTAGAAAATCGTTTTTTATAGCAATAGAACAGTGAGCCGCTGTTAGgtggaaatttaataacaatatgctTGCCGTCAATACTCCCGAGGCAATTAGGAAAACCCCATTATTATTTCCAATCATGTTTAAGTAGAAGGAACCGGGATGTACTCTGGCTGTAGTATTTTCCAAATTTGTTCGCATACTTGAGTTACTATCTTTGAAACGGTGCATTCACCCAAacgataagaaaaatatattgttgtatatGTGTCACCAGTTGCTAAAAATGACATTGACTGAGATGACATTCTGAAATTACGTCTGCACCTGCAGTCGTCAAAAATGACAATGGCATATCaatgcgaaaaagttgcgaaaCATTGCTGTGTACTAACGTTTCGCTGATATTTCGCTACGCTGTAGTTTCGCAgagattcgctgccgcacgcgaacgcgtcggtgtactaaaggcgttaacgaaataaataataaaaataattattttaactctAATTTGAACATTATGTGGCCAGAAACAAAACCAAAAACATTATTGTCTATGAAGTAAACGGTTGACatatgtttgaaaataaaagtgaCAAAAACCGAATGCATATTGCTAGATTTTCGAAATATTAATCTTCAGTTATTTGTTTTGCAAAATGAAAGGAAATTACATTTATAGTGTATAATTTGTGTGTAAAGAACTCTAAATGATGAGTGTATATTTTCTGATATTAATTTCTGTTTTTTGAGGACAATGTACACTTTAAAAGGAATTTTTCCAGAACccagtaagtacctacctatcgtttttatatgaaattacTACACTGAATTTTACTTATTCAACTCATAGCCATcctaatttaaattacaagtCAGTTTCGCTGACAAAGTTATAATGTACTTAACTgtatttattggtaaattatcaaatacatcatctaattttttgtttgttgtttacAGAAAAGGAGCAAAAAAAGAACTTCATAAGAGAAAACATGAAACAATTAAAGTTTATACAAGGCAAATCACCTAAAGAACCAAAGTATACATTAAAAAGCGGACATCCTCCACGCTTTTCGAGTTCCCTTGCGGCTTCGAACAC
It encodes the following:
- the LOC123698056 gene encoding uncharacterized protein LOC123698056; the protein is MSSAGKTSPDKGKYKISRRGKKLMLADDQRTLMALPKDVPERTWAEILQKEEDDLMILDIREEIIEEAMKICYEKYMERQNALFTAHCAAKAWLKLIDWYFYRHDPGEEPSAYPPCYIPKRRESWTPDTPPDPCPKDTWCQHDLMVLEDTQEEGIKKWPSSSSIDYPIVDDIPSDCCFPGKVNLPFESETDKYKTLSYVSMKSLINNSVTSEPNICAESEILQKITDYSTEEISHKESTYSALKTTTPVDGSLHGAGDSIVDRLRPKRKLTEKSKLFSRPSMIGRSKATLPPLDGDSRSRISIISDCRLRNLRLDTQYEITSEKIDTPPGETVKRK